One uncultured Hyphomonas sp. genomic region harbors:
- a CDS encoding acyl-CoA dehydrogenase — MAYDAPIHDMAFTLQAVAGLPKLEGLPGFEAYDADLIAPILEEAGKLARDVLAPLNQPGDAAGAQLTEDGVKAAPGFAEAYAQFREGGWMGLAAPEEWGGQGLPKALALAVMEMIHAANMSFGLCPLLSFGAIEALLHHGTDTLKQTYLPNLVAGNWTGTMNLTEPQAGSDVGALKTKAVPNEDGSYAISGQKIFITWGDHDIAENIIHLVLARLPDAPAGSRGVSLFLVPKFLVNADGSLGERNSLKCIGLEKKIGIHASPTCVMEYDGATGWLIGEANKGLACMFTMMNSARLNVGLEGVAVGEAAYQTAFEYAQERKQGKVQGVDGPAPILHHADVRRTLTTMRARVAAARAICYACGVAADLADAATDEQARHAAKLREDLLTPIAKAWSTDMGVDVASLGLQIHGGMGFMNETLAAQLYRDARIAPIYEGTNGIQAIDLVGRKLSGTNGESMRLILGDIDATIREARATNEPQLVQIADRLRAGADALREATDWMLTAMKDRDQDKALAGATAYLALAGDVIGGHFLTRAATAARSSDTATRARNLALAGFFAETALAEAPGRVPGITEGGQTFLEGSEALFGI; from the coding sequence ATGGCCTATGACGCCCCGATCCACGACATGGCTTTCACGCTGCAGGCTGTTGCCGGCCTGCCGAAGCTGGAAGGCCTGCCAGGTTTCGAGGCTTATGATGCCGATCTGATCGCACCGATTCTGGAAGAAGCCGGGAAGCTGGCGCGCGATGTGCTGGCGCCGCTCAACCAGCCGGGCGATGCGGCCGGGGCCCAGCTCACCGAGGACGGCGTCAAGGCCGCGCCGGGCTTTGCCGAGGCCTATGCCCAGTTCCGTGAAGGCGGCTGGATGGGCCTTGCCGCGCCGGAGGAATGGGGCGGCCAGGGCCTGCCAAAGGCGCTCGCGCTGGCTGTCATGGAGATGATCCACGCCGCGAACATGTCGTTCGGTCTCTGCCCGCTGCTGAGCTTCGGGGCCATCGAGGCGCTGCTGCACCATGGCACGGACACGCTGAAGCAGACCTATCTGCCAAACCTTGTTGCCGGGAACTGGACCGGCACGATGAATTTGACCGAGCCGCAGGCCGGCTCCGACGTCGGTGCGCTGAAGACGAAGGCCGTGCCGAACGAAGACGGCTCCTACGCCATTTCCGGCCAGAAGATCTTCATCACCTGGGGCGACCATGACATTGCGGAGAACATCATCCACCTGGTCCTCGCCCGCCTGCCGGATGCCCCGGCCGGGTCGCGCGGGGTGTCGCTGTTCCTGGTGCCGAAATTCCTCGTCAATGCGGATGGCAGCCTCGGCGAACGCAACAGCCTGAAATGTATCGGTCTTGAGAAGAAGATCGGCATCCACGCCTCCCCTACCTGCGTGATGGAATATGACGGCGCGACCGGCTGGCTGATCGGCGAAGCCAACAAGGGCCTTGCCTGCATGTTCACGATGATGAACTCGGCGCGCCTGAATGTCGGCCTTGAAGGCGTGGCCGTGGGCGAGGCGGCCTATCAGACCGCCTTCGAATACGCGCAGGAGCGCAAACAGGGCAAAGTGCAGGGCGTCGATGGCCCCGCCCCGATCCTGCATCATGCCGATGTACGCCGTACCCTGACGACCATGCGCGCCCGCGTCGCCGCGGCCCGCGCCATCTGTTACGCCTGCGGTGTTGCGGCCGACCTTGCCGATGCGGCGACGGACGAGCAGGCGCGCCATGCGGCCAAGCTGCGCGAAGACCTGCTGACGCCGATCGCCAAGGCATGGTCCACCGATATGGGCGTCGATGTCGCAAGCCTCGGCCTGCAGATCCATGGCGGCATGGGCTTCATGAATGAGACGCTCGCGGCGCAGCTTTACCGCGACGCCCGTATCGCTCCGATCTATGAGGGCACGAACGGCATTCAGGCGATCGACCTTGTTGGCCGCAAACTCTCCGGCACGAATGGCGAATCCATGCGTCTGATCCTTGGCGACATCGACGCGACCATCCGCGAAGCCCGCGCCACGAACGAACCGCAGCTTGTCCAGATCGCCGACCGCCTGCGCGCCGGGGCTGACGCCCTGCGCGAAGCGACCGACTGGATGCTGACGGCCATGAAGGACCGCGATCAGGACAAGGCGCTCGCCGGAGCGACGGCTTATCTTGCGCTGGCAGGCGACGTGATCGGCGGCCACTTCCTGACGCGCGCTGCAACGGCTGCCCGCTCCAGCGATACGGCCACCCGCGCCCGCAACCTCGCCCTTGCCGGCTTCTTCGCAGAAACCGCGCTCGCCGAAGCGCCGGGCCGCGTCCCCGGTATCACCGAAGGCGGCCAGACCTTCCTGGAAGGCAGCGAAGCCCTGTTCGGCATCTAA
- a CDS encoding YceI family protein, with amino-acid sequence MRTFLLSVSAIALAACGAPATSEATPAAPETAVAETTAGPAEAPAPELGPAGLYDLDLSHASLTWKISHFGLSNYTARFTGISGTLDFDPEDLSASQLDITVDPTSVETDYPFDFKAGHPDSPFDTFDQEISESETYFNSSAFPEITFKSTDVTATGPNTGTVTGDLTFRGVTKPVTLDVTYNGTASFPWAPDSPRLGFSATGSLKRSDFGLDFMVPNLGDEVDLLIEAEFAKPADASESE; translated from the coding sequence ATGCGCACATTCCTCCTTTCCGTTTCTGCAATTGCCCTCGCCGCCTGTGGCGCCCCGGCAACCAGCGAAGCCACGCCGGCCGCCCCGGAAACGGCCGTCGCTGAAACCACGGCAGGCCCGGCTGAAGCGCCTGCGCCGGAACTCGGCCCGGCCGGCCTCTATGATCTCGATCTCAGCCACGCCTCGCTGACCTGGAAGATCAGCCATTTCGGCCTGTCCAACTACACCGCCCGCTTCACCGGCATCTCCGGCACGCTGGACTTCGATCCGGAAGACCTGTCGGCCAGCCAGCTGGACATCACGGTCGATCCGACGTCTGTCGAGACCGATTACCCGTTTGATTTCAAGGCCGGCCATCCGGACAGCCCGTTCGACACGTTCGACCAGGAAATCTCCGAGAGTGAGACCTACTTCAATTCCTCCGCCTTTCCGGAAATCACGTTCAAATCCACCGACGTCACCGCGACCGGCCCCAATACCGGCACTGTCACCGGCGACCTGACCTTCCGCGGTGTCACCAAGCCGGTGACGCTGGACGTGACCTATAACGGCACCGCCAGCTTCCCGTGGGCACCGGATTCGCCGCGCCTGGGCTTCTCGGCGACCGGTTCGCTGAAGCGCTCCGATTTCGGCCTGGACTTCATGGTGCCGAACCTCGGCGACGAAGTGGACTTGCTGATTGAGGCAGAATTCGCGAAGCCTGCGGACGCCAGCGAATCCGAATAA
- a CDS encoding cytochrome b/b6 domain-containing protein: protein MHAPSSNRYTVVAILLHWAIAALILFMIWLGWNMDDNEARFQLHKSIGIAILFLSVARVMWRWLNPPPPLPDDMAPWEKRLSHGVHIGFYALMIGLPLLGWFLVSTSKFQVSTVLFGTVSWPHLPFTEGLRGGTLHEIAEFLHSKGAWVLIVLLGLHVAGAIKHELAAEQGVFKRMIPGLFGRAHAPGPARGYVTAFGAALLLFAIIAAAPLMKSAPPAPAGPGVTGAVPEETSNWEIDPATSEITFSGTYQNKPFSGTFARWDANVLFDPEDLEGSAVEVKVYPATASTGTKLYDDTLQGGEWFDTNTFPAAKVSLLNFAASPDGGYTAEASLLVKDTAVNVPFDFSLIIDGDTAKFEGTATLSRKALNLGQQSDPGADWVADEVTVTVKGTATRKE, encoded by the coding sequence ATGCATGCACCATCCTCCAACCGGTACACAGTCGTCGCGATTCTCCTGCATTGGGCGATCGCGGCCCTGATCCTGTTCATGATCTGGCTGGGGTGGAACATGGATGACAATGAAGCCCGCTTCCAGCTGCACAAATCGATCGGGATCGCGATCCTGTTCCTGAGTGTGGCGCGGGTGATGTGGCGGTGGCTGAACCCGCCGCCACCACTGCCAGACGATATGGCCCCTTGGGAGAAACGCCTCTCCCATGGGGTCCATATCGGCTTCTACGCCCTGATGATCGGCCTGCCACTGCTGGGCTGGTTCCTGGTCTCCACATCCAAATTCCAGGTTTCGACCGTCCTTTTCGGCACAGTCAGCTGGCCCCACCTTCCGTTTACAGAAGGGCTGAGGGGCGGGACCCTGCACGAAATCGCGGAATTCCTGCACTCCAAGGGCGCCTGGGTGCTGATCGTTCTTCTGGGCCTGCATGTGGCAGGCGCGATCAAGCATGAACTCGCCGCCGAGCAAGGCGTGTTCAAGCGGATGATCCCCGGCCTGTTCGGCAGAGCCCATGCGCCCGGCCCGGCGCGGGGCTATGTCACCGCATTCGGCGCCGCGCTGCTCCTTTTCGCGATTATCGCCGCCGCGCCGCTGATGAAGTCTGCCCCGCCTGCACCGGCTGGCCCCGGCGTGACCGGCGCTGTCCCGGAAGAGACAAGCAATTGGGAGATCGATCCGGCAACCTCCGAAATCACCTTCTCCGGCACCTATCAGAACAAGCCCTTCTCCGGCACGTTCGCGCGCTGGGATGCGAATGTCCTGTTCGATCCGGAAGACCTGGAAGGCTCGGCTGTCGAGGTAAAAGTCTATCCCGCGACGGCCAGCACAGGCACCAAACTCTATGACGACACGCTGCAGGGCGGGGAATGGTTCGATACGAACACCTTCCCGGCTGCAAAGGTCAGCCTGCTCAATTTCGCGGCCTCGCCGGACGGCGGTTATACGGCGGAAGCCTCGCTGCTGGTCAAGGACACGGCCGTGAATGTGCCCTTCGATTTCAGCCTCATCATCGATGGCGACACGGCCAAGTTCGAGGGTACGGCCACGCTTTCCCGCAAAGCGCTGAACCTCGGACAGCAATCGGACCCCGGCGCGGACTGGGTCGCCGATGAGGTCACGGTCACCGTCAAAGGCACCGCCACCCGCAAGGAATAA
- a CDS encoding L-threonylcarbamoyladenylate synthase: MTAIVPIQPGTLSLAAMHLRGGGLVAMPTETVYGLACNAANPDAVVRLYEAKGRPRFNPLIAHVANMEMAEQEAVFSDSAREIAAKFWPGPLTLVLPVAKTGTVSDIARAGLDTIALRMPAHPGARALIETFGKPLVAPSANRSGHVSPTTAQHVKEDLDGKVDLILDGGPCERGIESTIVSFVGEHPVLLRAGALETSALEAALGAPLIAREEADEISAPGQLKSHYAPNARVRLNADAPEPGEGWLAFGDTPYSGLNLSEAGDLREAAKNLFAALRTLDTQFDRIAVARIPDEGLGEAINDRLARAAHRD; encoded by the coding sequence ATGACCGCCATCGTGCCCATCCAGCCGGGAACGCTCAGCCTCGCCGCCATGCACCTTCGCGGCGGCGGGCTTGTCGCCATGCCGACCGAGACCGTCTACGGCCTCGCTTGCAACGCCGCCAATCCGGATGCCGTGGTGCGCCTTTACGAGGCCAAGGGCCGCCCGCGCTTCAACCCGCTGATCGCGCATGTCGCGAATATGGAGATGGCGGAGCAGGAGGCTGTCTTCTCGGATTCTGCCCGCGAGATTGCCGCAAAGTTCTGGCCGGGACCGCTGACCCTGGTGCTGCCTGTCGCAAAGACCGGCACCGTCAGCGACATTGCCCGTGCGGGCCTCGATACGATTGCCCTGCGCATGCCGGCCCATCCGGGCGCCCGGGCGCTGATCGAGACGTTCGGCAAGCCGCTGGTCGCCCCGTCTGCCAACCGGTCCGGCCATGTCAGCCCGACAACCGCGCAGCACGTCAAAGAGGATCTGGACGGGAAGGTCGACCTGATCCTCGATGGTGGCCCGTGCGAGCGCGGCATCGAGTCGACCATTGTCAGCTTTGTGGGCGAACACCCTGTCCTGCTCCGCGCCGGCGCGCTGGAGACGTCCGCGCTGGAAGCTGCCCTCGGCGCGCCACTCATCGCCCGTGAAGAAGCAGACGAAATCTCCGCTCCCGGACAACTTAAAAGCCACTATGCCCCGAATGCCCGCGTCCGCCTGAATGCCGACGCGCCGGAGCCGGGCGAGGGGTGGCTCGCCTTTGGTGACACGCCCTATTCCGGCCTGAACCTTTCCGAAGCCGGAGACCTGCGCGAAGCCGCAAAGAACCTCTTCGCCGCCCTGCGCACGCTGGATACGCAGTTCGACCGGATTGCCGTTGCCCGCATCCCGGACGAAGGCCTCGGCGAAGCCATCAATGACCGCCTCGCCCGCGCAGCGCACCGGGACTAG
- a CDS encoding FMN-binding negative transcriptional regulator has translation MHPARLFHETDPAILRQRMIDNPLALITAISDGRSIAAHAPVLPHEEGLSPGGGGPPTLRFHLSAGNPVTKALLDGSEALVVFTGIDGYVSPDWYGIDDQVPTWNYLSVEAAGPVTRLDAAATRQMVDDLSAVFEAKLAPKPVWTSAKMTPARLEALLRGIVAFELVPTRFEGITKLSQNKPHDAMARVADALDATESGFALAAEMRKLLP, from the coding sequence ATGCACCCTGCCCGGCTTTTCCACGAAACCGACCCGGCCATCCTGCGCCAGCGGATGATCGACAACCCGCTGGCCCTGATCACCGCGATCAGCGATGGCAGGTCGATTGCTGCGCACGCACCGGTTCTTCCGCATGAAGAGGGCCTCTCCCCCGGGGGAGGGGGCCCTCCGACCCTGCGCTTTCACCTTTCCGCCGGCAATCCTGTGACGAAGGCCCTGTTGGACGGCAGCGAGGCGCTGGTCGTGTTCACCGGCATCGACGGCTATGTCTCGCCCGACTGGTACGGCATCGACGATCAGGTGCCGACCTGGAACTATCTCTCGGTCGAGGCCGCCGGGCCGGTCACGCGGCTGGATGCGGCGGCGACCCGGCAGATGGTGGACGACCTTTCCGCGGTCTTCGAGGCAAAGCTGGCGCCGAAGCCAGTATGGACATCCGCCAAGATGACGCCCGCCCGGCTGGAGGCCCTGCTGCGCGGCATCGTGGCGTTCGAACTGGTGCCCACACGCTTCGAAGGCATCACCAAGCTCAGCCAGAACAAACCGCACGATGCCATGGCCCGCGTGGCCGATGCGCTGGATGCGACGGAAAGCGGCTTCGCGCTAGCCGCAGAAATGCGTAAACTGCTGCCATGA
- a CDS encoding FAD-binding oxidoreductase, which produces MTQTLPSDFLAALKDTLGPQGWTQDPDVLSEHAQAWRGFIKGDTPIVAKPASTEEAAALVKLCAKHRVAICPQGGNTGLVDAGVPHGEICVSMRRMNKVRSVDVFNNSMVVEAGAPLVTAQQAAEDVNRLFPLSLGSEGTATIGGLISTNAGGVNVLRYGMMRDLLLGMEVVLPSGEIWNGLSGLRKNNTGYDLKHLFAGAEGTLGLVTAATLKLFPKVQRATAWVTVETTQDVIALLAHVREMAGDTVTSFEMIPANAVEMVIADIEGTRDPLPSNLGWRVLMEVSFSDEAMARKTLETALESAFEKGLIQDAAIAESLAQAKAMWMVRETIPLSKRAYGNSLNQDISVPVSKIPSFMETCNARIVDKLPTADFVIFGHVGDGNLHYSVIEPPEKTGLRENFDALTRIIYDTVMEFDGSISAEHGVGRLKRDELANLRPQAATDTMRAIKRALDPQNIMNPNRVVSV; this is translated from the coding sequence ATGACCCAGACATTGCCCTCCGACTTCCTCGCCGCCCTCAAGGACACTCTCGGCCCGCAGGGCTGGACGCAGGACCCGGATGTCCTGTCTGAACATGCGCAGGCCTGGCGCGGCTTCATCAAGGGTGACACGCCCATCGTGGCAAAGCCCGCCAGCACGGAAGAGGCCGCCGCGCTGGTCAAGCTGTGCGCAAAGCATCGCGTTGCGATCTGTCCGCAGGGCGGCAATACGGGCCTCGTCGATGCGGGCGTGCCGCATGGCGAGATCTGCGTCTCGATGCGCCGCATGAACAAAGTACGCAGCGTGGACGTGTTCAACAATTCCATGGTGGTCGAGGCCGGCGCGCCGCTGGTGACGGCGCAACAGGCGGCGGAAGACGTGAACCGCCTGTTCCCGCTGTCGCTCGGCTCTGAAGGCACGGCCACGATTGGCGGCCTGATCTCCACCAATGCAGGCGGCGTAAATGTGCTGCGCTATGGCATGATGCGTGACCTGCTGCTGGGCATGGAAGTCGTGCTACCATCCGGCGAGATCTGGAATGGTCTGTCGGGCCTGCGCAAGAACAATACGGGCTATGACCTGAAGCACCTCTTCGCTGGCGCCGAAGGCACGCTGGGCCTTGTCACCGCCGCGACGCTGAAACTCTTCCCGAAGGTGCAACGCGCCACGGCTTGGGTGACGGTGGAGACCACGCAGGACGTGATCGCGCTGCTGGCCCATGTGCGTGAAATGGCGGGCGACACGGTCACGAGTTTCGAGATGATCCCGGCCAATGCGGTCGAGATGGTGATTGCCGACATCGAAGGCACGCGCGACCCGCTGCCGTCGAACCTTGGCTGGCGCGTGCTGATGGAAGTGTCCTTCTCCGACGAGGCCATGGCCCGCAAGACGCTGGAGACGGCGCTGGAAAGCGCCTTCGAGAAAGGCCTGATCCAGGACGCGGCCATCGCCGAGAGCCTCGCCCAGGCGAAAGCCATGTGGATGGTGCGCGAGACGATCCCGCTATCCAAACGCGCCTATGGCAACTCGCTGAACCAGGACATCTCCGTGCCGGTCAGCAAGATCCCGTCCTTCATGGAAACCTGCAATGCCCGCATCGTGGACAAGCTGCCGACGGCAGACTTCGTGATCTTCGGCCATGTCGGCGACGGGAACCTGCATTACTCCGTGATCGAACCGCCGGAGAAGACCGGCCTGCGCGAGAATTTCGATGCGCTGACGCGGATTATCTATGACACGGTGATGGAGTTCGACGGCTCGATCTCTGCCGAGCATGGTGTTGGCCGCCTGAAGCGGGACGAGCTGGCCAACCTGCGCCCGCAGGCCGCAACGGACACAATGCGCGCCATCAAGAGGGCACTCGACCCGCAAAACATCATGAACCCGAACCGGGTCGTCAGCGTCTGA
- a CDS encoding serine hydrolase domain-containing protein, whose amino-acid sequence MRVASVSKLAVALTAHRLAERGEIDLDTPLSFWFGDALRHPDFPDVDIPVRHLMSHTSGLQDPEVYWYTETGRIKDLFTQDMWLPGPPGGYFTYCNFGWGILATVLERQVGERFDLLADRITLGPLGVTAGFNWSGVPEEERRAGATLMRKIGGEWTVQVDGPDMLEGSGPAVMMPPGQSLEDYEVGTNGTLFSPQGGLRASLEELCPLVRTIAVNETAARPAWVFDPAAQNGDTDNGYFSVYGEGPQIHPASDSPVPGVKLIGHHGEAYGLYSGAWHAPDLDAEIAYAITGMPAPEDAEVPPSSIHRTVNAWDAPAVRAAAGLLRR is encoded by the coding sequence ATGCGGGTCGCTTCGGTCTCGAAGCTGGCCGTCGCACTGACGGCGCACCGGCTCGCCGAACGGGGCGAGATCGATCTGGATACGCCGCTATCCTTCTGGTTTGGCGACGCCCTGCGGCATCCGGATTTCCCGGATGTGGACATCCCCGTGCGCCACCTGATGAGCCACACGTCCGGCCTGCAGGACCCCGAAGTCTATTGGTATACGGAGACGGGGCGGATCAAGGATCTGTTCACGCAGGACATGTGGCTGCCCGGCCCGCCCGGCGGTTATTTTACTTATTGCAATTTCGGCTGGGGCATTCTGGCGACCGTGCTGGAGCGGCAGGTCGGCGAGCGGTTCGACCTGCTGGCAGACCGCATCACGCTTGGTCCGCTGGGCGTCACGGCAGGCTTCAACTGGTCCGGCGTTCCAGAGGAAGAACGCCGCGCCGGGGCCACGCTGATGCGGAAGATCGGCGGAGAATGGACGGTCCAGGTGGATGGGCCGGACATGCTGGAAGGCTCAGGGCCGGCCGTCATGATGCCGCCGGGACAATCCCTCGAAGACTATGAAGTGGGCACGAACGGCACGCTGTTCAGCCCGCAGGGCGGCCTTCGTGCCAGCCTTGAAGAGCTTTGCCCGCTGGTGCGGACCATCGCCGTAAACGAGACTGCCGCGCGGCCCGCCTGGGTGTTTGATCCGGCGGCGCAGAACGGGGACACCGACAATGGCTATTTCAGCGTCTATGGCGAAGGCCCGCAGATTCATCCGGCTTCGGACTCTCCGGTACCTGGCGTAAAGCTGATCGGCCATCATGGCGAGGCTTATGGCCTCTATTCAGGCGCGTGGCATGCGCCGGATCTGGATGCCGAAATCGCCTATGCCATCACAGGCATGCCAGCCCCGGAAGACGCAGAGGTGCCGCCGTCATCCATTCACCGCACGGTCAATGCCTGGGATGCGCCGGCCGTGCGGGCGGCGGCCGGCCTGCTCAGACGCTGA
- a CDS encoding alpha-hydroxy acid oxidase, with amino-acid sequence MASVKTAINIDDLRTLAKARLPRMVFDYIDGGAEDEITLRRQVDRYTDYELQWNSLVDISKIDTTTTVFGQPSPLPFFIAPTAASRLFHPKEGELAVARAAQKAGIAYSASTLASQKLADISAAAPDVPKIIQIYVWKDRGVVKELLDRAKEAGFTGCVLTVDTIVAGARERDPRNRFTVPPRLNRKTVSQALARPGYLMEMLTSPKIGPVNFEGLDTGGRGVMNVINDLFDRTMTWKDAEWMANEWGGPFSIKGVATAEDAVRAVDHGASAVWVSNHGGRQIDTSVPVIDLLPEMRAAVSPKIEIIADGGVRRGSHVLKLIARGATSVAIGRAYLYGLAAGGEAGVNRAIRILKDDVERGLGLLGVPRLADLDDTLMRLRA; translated from the coding sequence GTGGCCAGCGTTAAAACCGCAATCAATATCGACGATCTGCGCACGCTGGCGAAAGCCAGGCTGCCGCGGATGGTGTTCGACTATATCGACGGCGGAGCGGAAGACGAGATCACCCTGCGGCGGCAGGTGGATCGGTATACGGATTACGAGCTGCAGTGGAATTCTCTGGTCGATATTTCAAAGATCGACACCACGACGACCGTGTTCGGCCAGCCATCGCCCTTGCCGTTCTTTATTGCGCCGACGGCGGCCTCGCGCCTGTTCCATCCGAAGGAAGGTGAGCTGGCCGTGGCCCGCGCAGCCCAGAAGGCCGGCATTGCCTATTCCGCCTCCACGCTGGCCAGCCAGAAGCTGGCCGACATCTCGGCTGCCGCGCCGGATGTGCCCAAGATCATCCAGATCTATGTCTGGAAAGACCGGGGCGTCGTGAAGGAGCTGCTGGACCGTGCCAAAGAGGCCGGGTTCACTGGCTGCGTGCTGACGGTTGATACGATTGTCGCCGGGGCGCGGGAGCGCGATCCGCGCAACCGCTTCACCGTGCCGCCGCGCCTTAACCGCAAGACGGTGTCGCAGGCGCTGGCCCGGCCGGGCTACTTGATGGAGATGCTGACGTCGCCAAAGATCGGTCCGGTGAATTTCGAAGGGCTGGACACAGGCGGACGCGGTGTGATGAACGTGATCAACGATCTGTTCGATCGCACCATGACCTGGAAAGACGCCGAATGGATGGCCAATGAATGGGGCGGCCCGTTCTCCATAAAGGGCGTGGCGACGGCCGAGGATGCTGTGCGCGCGGTGGATCATGGCGCGAGCGCTGTCTGGGTCTCGAACCATGGCGGGCGCCAGATCGACACGTCCGTGCCGGTGATCGACCTGTTGCCGGAAATGCGCGCGGCCGTGAGCCCGAAGATCGAGATCATTGCCGATGGCGGTGTGCGTCGGGGCAGCCATGTGCTGAAGCTGATCGCCCGCGGTGCGACCAGCGTGGCCATCGGCCGGGCCTATCTCTACGGGCTCGCCGCAGGCGGCGAAGCGGGTGTCAACCGGGCGATCCGTATCCTGAAGGATGATGTCGAACGTGGCCTCGGCCTGCTGGGCGTGCCGCGTCTGGCCGATCTGGACGACACGCTCATGAGGCTGCGCGCATGA
- a CDS encoding proline iminopeptidase-family hydrolase — protein sequence MRKLLPVAISAIVLGLTACTPSEEPAGAPEETAAAPVGDVQAAAPDETGVRMIPISTPKGDFKVWTRQVGDNPRIKVLLLHGGPGATYELFKPFEDYFTPAGIEFFYYDQLDSWLSDQPNDPDLWTIEAAVSEVDQVREALGLDADNFYLYGQSWGGILGMEYALAHQDHLKGLIISNMMASIPAYNEYSKNVLQPQMDPDVLKEILNFEAAGDFHNPRYMELLMNHYYTEHILRRPVEAWPAEVLGSFEHMNSEKYLAMQGPSEMGAGGSLVDWDRLADLHKITVPTLITGGQEDTMDPAFMAKMADEIPNAELNICPDAGHLTQYDNPQCYFTGMIDFIESVDEGETE from the coding sequence ATGCGCAAGCTTCTGCCAGTCGCAATATCCGCAATTGTTCTCGGTCTCACCGCGTGTACGCCATCCGAAGAGCCGGCTGGCGCTCCGGAAGAAACTGCCGCCGCCCCCGTTGGCGATGTCCAGGCCGCAGCCCCCGACGAAACGGGAGTCCGGATGATCCCGATCTCCACGCCGAAAGGCGACTTCAAGGTCTGGACCAGACAGGTCGGCGACAATCCACGCATCAAGGTACTGCTGCTGCATGGCGGCCCCGGCGCCACATATGAGCTCTTCAAGCCGTTCGAGGACTATTTCACACCGGCCGGGATCGAATTCTTCTATTATGACCAGCTCGACTCGTGGCTGTCTGATCAGCCAAACGACCCGGACCTGTGGACCATCGAAGCTGCCGTCAGCGAGGTCGACCAGGTCCGCGAAGCCCTCGGCCTCGACGCAGACAATTTCTATCTCTACGGCCAGTCATGGGGCGGCATACTCGGCATGGAATACGCGCTCGCTCATCAGGACCACCTCAAGGGCCTGATCATATCGAACATGATGGCCAGCATTCCGGCCTATAACGAATATTCGAAGAATGTGCTGCAGCCACAGATGGACCCGGACGTCCTGAAGGAGATCCTGAACTTTGAGGCCGCCGGAGACTTCCACAATCCGCGCTATATGGAATTGCTGATGAACCACTATTACACAGAGCATATCCTGAGGCGCCCGGTCGAGGCGTGGCCCGCCGAAGTGCTCGGCTCGTTCGAACACATGAATAGCGAGAAGTATCTGGCCATGCAGGGGCCCAGCGAAATGGGCGCCGGTGGCTCGCTCGTCGATTGGGACAGGCTGGCAGACCTGCACAAGATCACCGTGCCGACACTCATCACCGGCGGACAGGAAGACACGATGGACCCCGCCTTCATGGCGAAGATGGCCGATGAAATTCCGAATGCGGAGCTGAACATCTGTCCGGATGCAGGCCACCTCACCCAGTATGATAATCCGCAATGCTATTTCACAGGTATGATCGACTTCATCGAGTCCGTGGACGAAGGAGAAACCGAATGA
- a CDS encoding HAD-IA family hydrolase, whose amino-acid sequence MAKFDALIFDCDGVLVDSEVIAIQCEREILASWGLDYAFETFVQRFVGLHNRDFHNAIAADAQVAGLALPDDFRTALHANHWKRFEAELKAIDGVLEAAAAFTGLHAVASSSEADKLVRKLELTGLHETFAPHVYSSDLVANGKPAPDLFLLAADRIGARPDTCLVIEDSVNGVKAALAAGMTAWGFTGGGHADAGLAGRLTDAGAHGVFASHRDVAAALSRL is encoded by the coding sequence ATGGCAAAATTCGATGCCCTGATCTTCGACTGTGACGGCGTGCTCGTCGACTCCGAAGTCATCGCCATCCAGTGCGAGCGGGAAATTCTGGCAAGCTGGGGGCTGGACTATGCGTTCGAGACCTTCGTCCAGCGCTTTGTCGGCTTGCATAACCGGGACTTCCACAATGCCATCGCAGCCGATGCGCAAGTGGCCGGACTGGCGCTGCCGGATGATTTCCGCACAGCGTTGCACGCCAATCACTGGAAGCGGTTCGAAGCAGAGCTGAAGGCGATTGATGGCGTGCTGGAAGCCGCGGCTGCCTTCACCGGCCTGCACGCTGTGGCCTCCTCGTCCGAGGCGGACAAGCTGGTCCGCAAACTGGAACTGACCGGCCTGCACGAGACCTTCGCCCCGCACGTCTATTCGTCAGACCTCGTCGCAAATGGCAAACCCGCGCCAGACCTGTTCCTGCTGGCGGCAGACCGGATCGGCGCGCGCCCGGACACCTGCCTCGTCATCGAGGACAGCGTGAACGGCGTGAAGGCGGCGCTGGCCGCCGGCATGACGGCCTGGGGTTTCACCGGCGGCGGCCATGCCGATGCGGGCCTCGCCGGGCGGCTCACCGACGCCGGGGCGCATGGCGTGTTCGCCTCCCACCGGGATGTGGCAGCTGCGCTCAGTCGCCTTTGA